A region from the Lolium perenne isolate Kyuss_39 chromosome 4, Kyuss_2.0, whole genome shotgun sequence genome encodes:
- the LOC127324018 gene encoding uncharacterized protein translates to MSPHQQQREDEDRLSTLTDDILLCILGRVSLCMAVRTCVLSTRWRHLPWLLPELSMDVEDFLSAPCTETIEANDMEKAMVSLTKATRSFLTDQQRGSTISSLHLKLYLINTFLCELGLLVGDAIESGFLKDLDLTILDATDPLDCSVEDMLQRVEEIDGFFCAYPSVLHCLTRLSLDNLGFIKVDMHHILFDCCKQLKYLSLCQCDTGLGSWFKIDAPDSKLIVLELTKCRFERLEVVCLPKLEKLSWDTWVSRSVPLAFGFVPSLGQLELSCGAICDQREFKLSELLHGTSSIHTLTLDFQGEKLWMQPEMGQLRTAFKKLRKLYVRGIFVEFDILWITAFLVAAPSIEMLHVEVWEHPCDVDDEIRQQAFFDRKAPQWKMDFDGSKNWLLKQLEFIGFRSLEHQFTFIRSMLERCPNLHIIILKGDEQCYSCDALGIPSKFPKKDEEEMVVSRIRDGMFLPRIIFNESSNKGC, encoded by the exons ATGTCGCCGCATCAGCAG CAGCGGGAGGACGAAGATAGGCTCAGCACGCTAACTGATGATATTTTACTGTGTATCTTGGGGAGAGTCAGTTTATGTATGGCAGTAAGGACATGCGTGCTCTCTACACGGTGGAGGCATCTGCCTTGGTTGCTCCCTGAACTCAGCATGGATGTCGAGGATTTCCTATCTGCTCCATGCACTGAAACTATTGAGGCAAATGATATGGAGAAAGCTATGGTGTCTTTGACCAAAGCAACCAGGAGTTTCTTGACTGATCAGCAGAGAGGATCCACTATCTCAAGTCTGCACCTTAAGCTCTACTTGATCAACACTTTCTTGTGTGAACTTGGCCTACTGGTAGGTGATGCAATTGAAAGCGGTTTCTTGAAAGATTTGGATCTCACTATTCTTGATGCGACAGATCCTCTTGACTGTAGTGTGGAGGATATGCTACAGCGAGTCGAAGAAATAGATGGTTTTTTCTGTGCCTACCCTAGTGTTCTCCATTGCCTCACAAGACTCTCTCTAGACAATTTAGGCTTCATCAAAGTGGATATGCATCACATCCTGTTTGACTGCTGCAAGCAACTGAAGTATCTAAGCCTCTGTCAGTGTGATACTGGTCTTGGATCTTGGTTTAAGATTGATGCACCAGACTCAAAACTCATTGTTCTAGAACTCACCAAGTGTCGTTTTGAGAGACTTGAGGTGGTCTGCCTTCCGAAGTTGGAGAAGCTCAGTTGGGATACTTGGGTATCTCGGTCTGTCCCCTTAGCTTTCGGTTTTGTCCCGTCTCTTGGGCAACTAGAACTCTCATGTGGTGCGATATGTGACCAACGTGAATTTAAATTAAGTGAGCTACTGCACGGAACCTCAAGCATACATACTCTCACATTGGATTTCCAAGGAGAAAAG CTTTGGATGCAACCTGAAATGGGCCAACTCCGCACTGCTTTCAAGAAGCTAAGGAAGCTGTATGTGCGCGGTATCTTTGTTGAATTTGACATTTTGTGGATAACGGCCTTTCTTGTGGCGGCACCATCTATCGAGATGTTACATGTTGAG GTATGGGAACATCCATGTGATGTGGACGACGAGATCAGACAGCAGGCCTTCTTTGACAGAAAGGCTCCTCAGTGGAAGATGGATTTCGATGGCTCCAAAAACTGGCTTTTGAAACAGCTGGAATTCATTGGCTTTAGGTCACTAGAACATCAGTTTACATTTATAAGATCCATGCTGGAGAGATGTCCCAATCTACACATTATAATTTTGAAAGGAGATGAGCAATGTTACTCCTGTGACGCCCTTGGTATACCATCAAAGTTCCCAAAGAAAGATGAGGAAGAAATGGTCGTTAGCCGAATTAGAGATGGCATGTTCTTGCCGCGAATAATTTTTAATGAGAGTAGTAATAAGGGGTGTTAG